gtcaacatggaaaaaacatgaggtgtaacactgttgtttttatcggccgtcatgaaaataaacataaggggtaacactgtcgatatttatcaaataaaacatgaggggtaacactgtcgtttttatcaaattaaacataaggggtaacactgtcgttttttatcggtcgtcatgaaaaagacataaggggtaacactgtcgatatttatccattaaaacatagggagtaacactgtcgtttttatcaaatgaaacatgaggggtgacactgtcgtttttctttggtcgtcatgaaaaaaaacatacggggtagcactgttgttttttattggtcgtcatgaaaaaaaacataaggggtaacactgttgttttttattggtcgtcatgaaaaaaaacagaaggggtaacactgttgtttatttattggtcgtcatgaaaaaaaacataaggggtaacactgtcgttctttactggtcgtcatgaaaaaaaacataagggaaataatagaaatacacacatacattttaatgttaggtgtatcctctttattgatgattgattattgtgttttgtcatcgcctcagtggtgcagtggagtgctctctgcctaaccccctggagtccggggttcaagtctggttgatgtcctcttttggaacactcttatttctatttcatgcgaattataaagtcaagtataaccattgtgatgacttcaTTCGGTGTtgtgatggtgcattgataagttcggaggttaacactctaaacatcTCAGGTTCGGCCattatgaaataaacataaggggaaacactgtcgtttttatcaaatgaaacatgaggggtaacactgtcgtttttatcaaatgaaacattagggggaacactgtcgttttttatcggtcgtcatgaaaaagacataaggggtaacactgtcgatatttatccattaaaacatagggagtaacactgtcgtttttatcaaaggaaacatgaggggtgacactgttgttttttattggtcatcatgaaaaaaaacatacggggtaacactgttgttttttattggtcgtcatgaaaaaaaacataaggggtaacactgttgttttttattggtcgtcatgaaaaaaaacataagggaaataatagaaatacacacatacattttaatgtcatgtatatcctctttattgatgattgatttatgtgttctgtcatcgcctcagtggtgcagtggagtgcactctgcctaaccccctggagaccggggttcaagtcaggTTGATGGCCTCTGTTGGATGACtcgtatttctatttcatgcggattataaagtcaagtataaccattgtgatgactttattctgtgtcttagtggtgcattgataagtttggtggttaacactctaaacagctcaggttcggatccctgcaaaaatgttgactggggtaccactgtcattttttattggtcaacatggaaaaaacatgaggtgtaacactgttatttttatcggccgtcatgaaaataaacataaggggtaacactgtcgatatttatcaaataaaacatgaggggtaacactgtcgtttttatcaaattaaacataaggggtaacactgtcgttttttatcagtcgtcatgaaaaagacataaggggtaacactgtcgatatttatccattaaaacatagggagtaacactgtcgtttttatcaaatgaaacatgaggggtgacactgtcgtttttctttggtcgtcaggaaaaaaacataaggggtaacactgttgttttttattggtcgtcatgaaaaaaaacaaaaggggtaacactgttgttttttattggtcgtcatgaaaaaaaacataaggggtaacactgttgtttttaattggtcgttttaatgaaaaaaaacataaggggtaacactgttgttttttattggtcgtcatgaaaaaaaacatacggggtaacactgttgttttttattggtcgtcatgaaaaaaaacataaggggtaacactgttgtttttatcggccgtcatgaaaataaacataaggggtaacactgtcgatatttatcagataaaacatgaggggtaacactgtcgtttttatcaaatgaaacatttgggggaacactgtcgttttttatcggtcgtcatgaaaaagacataaggggtaacactgtcgatatttatccattaaaacatagtgagtaacactgttgtttttatcaaaggaaacatgaggggtgacactgttgttttttattggtcgtcatgaaaaaaaacatgcggggtaacactgttgttttttattggtcgtcatgaaaaaaaacataaggggtaacactgttgttttttattggtcgtcatgaaaaaaaacataaggggtaacactgttgtttttatcggccgtcatgaaaataaacataaggggtaacactgtcgatatttatcaaataaaacatgaggggtaacactgtcgtttttatcaaatgaaacattagggggaacactgtcgttttttatcggtcgtcatgaaaaagacataaggggtaacactgtcgatatttatccattaaaaaatagggagtaacactgtcgtttttatcaaaggaaacatgaggggtgacactgttgttttttattggtcgtcatgaaaaaaaacataaggggtaacactgttgttttttattggtcgtcatgaaaaaaaacataaggggtaacactgttgttttttattggtcgtcatgaaaaaaaacataaggggtaacactgttgttttttattggtcgtcatgaaaaaaaacataaggggtaacactgttgttttttattggtcgtcatgaaaaaaaacataagggataacactgttgttttttattggtcgtcatgaaaaaaaacataaggggtaacactgttgttttttattggtcgtcatgaaaaaaaccataagggaaataatagaaatacacacatacattttaatgtcatgtatatcctctttattgatgattgatttttgtgttctgtcatcgcctcagtggtgcagtggattgcactctgcctaaccccctggagaccggggttcaagtcaggTTGATGGACTCTGTTGGATGACtcgtatttctatttcatgcggattataaagtcaagtataaccattgtgatgactttattctgtgtcttagtggtgcattgataagtttggtggttaacactctacacagctcaggttcggttccctgcaaaaatgttgactggggtaccactgtcattttttattggtcaacatggaaaaaacatgaggtgtaacactgttgtttttatcggccgtcatgaaaataaacataaggggtaacactgtcgatatttatcaaatataacatgaggggtaacactgtcgtttttatcaaatgaaacataaggggtaacactgtcgttttttatcggtcgtcatgaaaaagacataaggggtaacactgtcgatatttatccattaaaacatagggagtaacactgtcgtttttatcaaatgaaacatgaggggtgacactgtcgtttttctttggtcgtcatgaaaaaaaacatacggggtagcactgttgttttttattggtcgtcatgaaaaaaaacataaggggtaacactgttgttttttattggtcgtcatgaaaaaaaacagaaggggtaacactgttgttttttattggtcgtcatgaaaaaaaacagaaggggtaacactgttgtttttatcggccgtcatgaaaataaacataaggggtaacactgtcgatatttatcaaataaaacatgaggggtaacactgtcgtttttatcaaatgaaacattagggggaacactgtcgttttttatcggtcgtcatgaaaaagacataaggggtaacactgtcgatatttatccattaaaacatagggagtaacactgtcgtttttatcaaaggaaacatgaggggtgacactgttgttttttattggtcgtcatgaaaaaaaacataaggggtaacactgttgttttttattggtcgtcatgaaaaaaaacataaggggtaacactgttgttttttattggtcgtcatgaaaaaaaacataaggggtaacactgttgttttttattggtcgtcatgaaaaaaaacagaaggggtaacactgttgtttatttattggtcgtcatgaaaaaaaacataaggggtaacactgtcgttctttactggtcgtcatgaaaaaaaacataagggaaataatagaaatacacacatacattttaatgttaggtgtatcctctttattgatgattgattattgtgttttgtcatcgcctcagtggtgcagtggagtgctctctgcctaaccccctggagtccggggttcaagtctggttgatgtcctcttttggaacactcttatttctatttcatgcgaattataaagtcaagtataaccattgtgatgacttcaTTCGGTGtcgtgatggtgcattgataagttcggaggttaacactctaaacatcTCAGGTTCGGCCattatgaaataaacataaggggaaacactgtcgtttttatcaaatgaaacatgaggggtaacactgtcgtttttatcaaatgaaacattagggggaacactgtcgttttttatcggtcgtcatgaaaaagacataaggggtaacactgtcgatatttatccattaaaacatagggagtaacactgtcgtttttatcaaaggaaacatgaggggtgacactgttgttttttattggtcatcatgaaaaaaaacatacggggtaacactgttgttttttattggtcgtcatgaaaaaaaacataaggggtaacactgttgttttttattggtcgtcatgaaaaaaaacataagggaaataatagaaatacacacatacattttaatgtcatgtatatcctctttattgatgattgatttatgtgttctgtcatcgcctcagtggtgcagtggagtgcactctgcctaaccccctggagaccggggttcaagtcaggTTGATGGCCTCTGTTGGATGACtcgtatttctatttcatgcggattataaagtcaagtataaccattgtgatgactttattctgtgtcttagtggtgcattgataagtttggtggttaacactctaaacagctcaggttcggatccctgcaaaaatgttgactggggtaccactgtcattttttattggtcaacatggaaaaaacatgaggtgtaacactgttgtttttatcggccgtcatgaaaataaacataaggggtaacactgtcgatatttatcaaataaaacatgaggggtaacactgtcgtttttatcaaattaaacataaggggtaacactgtcgttttttatcagtcgtcatgaaaaagacataaggggtaacactgtcgatatttatccattaaaacatagggagtaacactgtcgtttttatcaaatgaaacatgaggggtgacactgtcgtttttctttggtcgtcaggaaaaaaacataaggggtaacactgttgttttttattggtcgtcatgaaaaaaaacataaggggtaacactgttgttttttattggtcgtcatgaaaaaaaacataaggggtaacactgttgtttttaattggtcgttttaatgaaaaaaaacataaggggtaacactgttgttttttattggtcgtcatgaaaaaaaacatacggggtaacactgttgttttttattggtcgtcatgaaaaaaaacataaggggtaacactgttgttttttattggtcgtcatgaaaaaaaacataaggggtaacactgttgtttttatcggccgtcatgaaaataaacataaggggtaacactgtcgatatttatcagataaaacatgaggggtaacactgtcgtttttatcaaatgaaacatttgggggaacactgtcgttttttatcggtcgtcatgaaaaagacataaggggtaacactgtcgatatttatccattaaaacatagtgagtaacactgtcgtttttatcaaaggaaacatgaggggtgacactgttgttttttattggtcgtcatgaaaaaaaacatgcggggtaacactgttgttttttattggtcgtcatgaaaaaaaacataaggggtaacactgttgttttttattggtcgtcatgaaaaaaaacataaggggtaacactgttgtttttatcggccgtcatgaaaataaacataaggggtaacactgtcgatatttatcaaataaaacatgaggggtaacactgtcgtttttatcaaatgaaacattagggggaacactgtcgttttttatcggtcgtcatgaaaaagacataaggggtaacactgtcgatatttatccattaaaaaatagggagtaacactgtcgtttttatcaaaggaaacatgaggggtgacactgttgttttttattggtcgtcatgaaaaaaaacataaggggtaacactgttgttttttattggtcgtcatgaaaaaaaacataaggggtaacactgttgttttttattggtcgtcatgaaaaaaaacataaggggtaacactgttgttttttattggtcgtcatgaaaaaaaacataagggataacactgttgttttttattggtcgtcatgaaaaaaaacataaggggtaacactgttgttttttattggtcgtcatgaaaaaaaccataagggaaataatagaaatacacacatacattttaatgtcatgtatatcctctttattgatgattgatttttgtgttctgtcatcgcctcagtggtgcagtggattgcactctgcctaaccccctggagaccggggttcaagtcaggTTGATGGACTCTGTTGGATGACtcgtatttctatttcatgcggattataaagtcaagtataaccattgtgatgactttattctgtgtcttagtggtgcattgataagtttggtggttaacactctaaacagctcaggttcggttccctgcaaaaatgttgactggggtaccactgtcattttttattggtcaacatggaaaaaacatgaggtgtaacactgttgtttttatcggccgtcatgaaaataaacataaggggtaacactgtcgatatttatcaaatataacatgaggggtaacactgtcgtttttatcaaatgaaacataaggggtaacactgtcgttttttatcggtcgtcatgaaaaagacataaggggtaacactgtcgatatttatccattaaaacatagggagtaacactgtcgtttttatcaaatgaaacatgaggggtgacactgtcgtttttctttggtcgtcatgaaaaaaaacatacggggtagcactgttgttttttattggtcgtcatgaaaaaaaacataaggggtaacactgttgttttttattggtcgtcatgaaaaaaaacagaaggggtaacactgttgtttatttattggtcgtcatgaaaaaaaacagaaggggtaacactgttgttttttactggtcgtcatgaaaaaaaacataaagggtaacactgttgtctttgtcaaataaaatataaggggtaacactgtcgttttttattggtcgtcatgaaaaaaaacataagggaaataatagaaatacacacatacattttaatgttaggtgtatcctctttattgatgattgattattgtgttttgtcatcgcctcagtggtgcagtggagtgctctctgcctaaccccctggagaccggggttcaagtctggttgatgtcctcttttggaacactcttatttctatttcatgcgaattataaagtcaagtataaccattgtgatgacttcaTTCGGTGtcgtgatggtgcattgataagttcggaggttaacactctaaacatcTCAGGTTCGGCCattatgaaataaacataaggggaaacactgtcgtttttatcaaatgaaacatgaggggtaacactgtcgtttttatcaaatgaaacataaggtgtaacactgtcgtttttcatcggtcgtcatgaaaaaaacataaggggtttcactgtcgatatttatccattaaaacatagggagtaacaccgtcgtttttatcaaatgaaacataaggggtaacactgaaaAAAGTACAACCTGAAATTCAGTCAGTTGTCAAATTTgctgaacaaaatgttaaacttaAATAATCGTTCGTAATTAACTTGTAGTCCATTTATTTAGGCTCTCAATAGCATAACCATACAGCATTGCCACATCGGCGGGAATACACGGCAGACGCAATGGACGACGGAAGGCGtgtctgacggatgggggagtggtaTTTCCCGACGGAgccacgatctgattggctgacggattcGTTGCAGCccgaaaagttgaaattttCTCAACTTCTGAACGCAAGAGATGGAGCCGAtggaacggacggacccacaatccATTTCAGGATCGCccaatgcaaagtcaatgagatccgtcaacggacggatgcagtgggcaaggtGTGTTTATAGGCCTGcatgtacggtaaaattcatgctggtataaataatacatttgatagtatttcccatcATTGCTGAGCAACAGTTATTTTTGAAATTAATACACCTAGCAAGCACCTAGCCTCTAACCATATAGCAAAAATCTTATGGCCCAAAACTGGCATGCCATTTTTGCAATGCTTTGGAATGATGTACGGCCCAAATTTGTGCCAAAAGGCCAAAACCCAGCCAAAACCAATTTTGGAATACCAAAATGTAGCCAGAAGTATCCCTAAGAGTGGCCAAAATCCCCAGACCATTGCCAAAAAGAAGCCATAACTGACCCAAAGTGATCCCAATAACTGACCCAAACCTCATAAGTTAcattgttaatttattttctatgtgtataatgcacaaataattaaacaaaatattttaaaGTAGTATCTTTTATTCGATTTAATCAGTTTGCTCCTGGTTTGGAGCCGGCTGGTGttttttccttcctccctccctatccCCAGCCCAGTAAAACCATTGTTTAATGGCATCCGCAAATTTGCACATCCGTTTGCGATTGAACAGGATGGATTGCGCCTCACTGCATCTGAAATTGAAGACGCACACAAAGAAAGTTTGTGTCAGTGATTTGAACAAATATAACTGGATTTAAACAGCAATACTGCAATGCATGCTACAATCTTCTTCCCGCAAAGTTCAAACTGTAAGCATTGCCAAAATAACTTATCACGGGAGATAGGTGCATGCTCTGTGGCtgtgtgggctgtgtgttgTCTCCCAGAAACGGGGTTCTGACGGCCGTTTTTCATATTAATCACATCGTTTTAGTTAACAATAATTTTGAATTAACAATAATTTTGGCCAGGTGTGTTTCAGCATGGTAGCCtatatcatactaaacataaaaaaaagaaaagaaaaaaaaagcagaataAATTTAGCGCTcagtgttgattctgtggcgctgcgctatgtatgggaaacaaaGAAAATCAAAAGCAGCTCACCAATTCCTGACGAAGGTCCCGCTGGCTTGCCAGGTCGCCCTCCAGGGCCTCCAGAGCCAGTTTATCCCCTAGCGGAAAATAGGCAGTAtggctggaggtggtggacatCTTCTGACCTCCCTGGATAGATCTGTGGAGGTCTTGGATCATGCGTATCATGGTCTTTTGCTGGTCCATCAGGATTTGTTGGTTAACCAACAGGTCACGCAGAAGagctgtaaaataaaaaaagcaacATTTAGTAGGCTTATAAAAAGGCAGTTTTAAATCTTCAACGCATGCATTTTTGTCTGtacattcatttttatttatttattaatctaTTAATTTGCCCAGCtacctatccatctatctatttatctattatATTCCAAGGATATatacccatatatatatatagagtgaATATATCACTCATATCAAGTGACGGCTGGAGGAGTGTAACACATTAATTCTTACTTCCACACATTTGATCACAGCCTCTGATAGCATGATGCCCCTGCCGACTTTACATATTTTTTCATCTATCATCTCCACTAAAAAAAGCAACTTTTAAATTACATGTATTTAAAACTAAAGACTTTAATTACAGCGGCTGATGTTGGACGGTCCAGAGACATCAGGGGTCTTAGGGAGATTTTGGAAGGCTTGTTTCTTTGGAGGACTGGGGTCTTGACTTTCAAAGTCCAGTCGGACGTGTCTACTTGGCCTTTATTagagacaaacaaaacaaaagacaaataTATGAGTTCATAAAGAGACTGGCTTTGCACAAATAAAAAGAGGCATTTTGAGATGCATAAAAGTCATACTTGATTTTTCTTTTGGGTCTGCGGTCTGTTGTCGGGTCTTCGGCCTCTGATACCAAATCAGTCTGGTTTTGAGCCTGTGGCAGCTTCTGGCGACAATCCAGATAGTTATCTGTTGAACAGAACTTGAATTTAGGATTGTATTTATTGATATCATGACTGATCAGGTAATTATTTAAGGATACATacctgaagaaaaaaataacctgGCATTGTCGAATGGACGCCAGGTATGCTGGGGCTCTTCCAGCTGCCTTATGGCCCGATTGACTCCCTCAGCCTTGTGGGGGGGCCACCTGCATGCCCCACTATTGTACCATTGCGTGGgcacaacctccacctcctcggaaTTGTCAAAGCAGACAACGGAATACATAGTAGCTGGTCTTCTGcatgaaaacaaaaatcaaaCTGCCCAGTTTAACCCTACTGCCTTGCTTGCCAAACCTACATttaacaacaaggacaattaaaaaataactgaACATATTGACAAATCAATAAACGCagggtttggtgtgtgtgtgtgtgtgtgtgtgtgtgtgtgtgtgtgtgtgtgtgtgtgtgtgtgtgtgtgtgtgtgtgtgtgtgtgtgtgtgtgtgtgtgtgtctcgattGGCCCTCTTCATTTTTTGGCCAAGTTGGGCCAACGGATTTGCAAGTTTAAAGCTGGGGGTTATCTGTGATTCACATATTTATTTTCACTGTCTCTGCATATTTCCCACGGTCCCACCGGTATAGCGCGTAGCCTACTCGCTTATTAGCCTAGCCTGCTCGACTTCATTCGACATAGGTTTCAAGGTAGCGCGGATAGATTCAGGATTTACCATAGCCTTATCTAAAATACCTTTATACACGTTAAATGCAAGGCGTATTATCCACAAGAAATAGGCTAGAATATATTCTAGCTAGAAAGGAATTTTTGATCGGCTCGCTGCAATTGCCTGCTCTATATCCAACCATAtacattcagtcatttagcAAACGCTTAACGGAGGATAAGCTATTAAATGTAACGTTGTGGAGCGCATGACTAGGGCGTTTTAAACCGATAAAACGACTATGAGTAACTTAATGTGAGTAATAACAATACCTTTTTTTAGAAAGAGAataaatgtaggctatgcaACTTACCTTAAGTTATCACGCCGGCAAACTGTTGTTGGAGAGCTCTTCTCTGGGCATGAATCTTCAAAATTCCCGGTCTTGGCGCAGCCTTATGGCTAGCCGGATAGATGCCGTCCCGCAGATCACCTTGTCGGCTGGTTAACCATAAGCGCACCCGAAGTCATGAGATGCAGTCCCGCTCATCATCCTGTCGGCTGGTTAACCAGACATAAACCATAACTCAGCCAGAATTACATGGCGCCCTTTATTTATTATGGCAGATCATAATTAAGCCACAGGTCTCCCAAACATCTTAGAGGAGCTTATCATGTGCCAAAAAATATACGCAGCCGGTATGAAATTAAACTGATTCtggaaaaaagtataaatgatgCAATTATGTCGTTAAAGCGGTGCACATTTTGATAGTTGAATGGTTTCAGTAGCTGAAAGTATGCAGGAGTAGACCAAACATAGGGGCGGAAGAATAATGATAAAGATTTGAATATTTAGAGTGAATGCTGATACAGCATTCACACGATGGGGAatcaaaagcagagaaaaaaTTAGGTAATTTTTCTATATAATTTGTATTCTCTCCATAGACCTCCTTCTATATATAATTTGTATTTTCCATTTTTCTACACCTAAtttttctaaatgttaaatTCCCTTTTGAACCACTTTCGTGGCCATTCTGTTTCTCACTTAATGAGGTGAACTTCATTGCACCCTGTCGGCGTTTTACCGTAAAAGACAACCTAGATGCGCAATCGATCCTTTAAGTTTAGACGGCGAGGGCGCGCTACTCCGAAGTGTAGATTGCGTGACCGCAGTCCTTTATAAGCTCCACTAAAGCTCTTAAGTAAATCAGTCTGTCGCCTTCCCCCTCTACGTTGTCGTCTCGCCGCAATGACGAACTATGGAGACCAACACTATTCTTCTTCATCCTATCGAAAGATTTTCGGGGATTCCCCGCGTTTTTCGAacacatccacctcctcctcctcgcgcgGGAGAAGCGCTGGAAGTGTGTCTCGCGGCTCAGCTGACACCAGATCCCTGAGATCTCTGCAGGGGTCGTCGTCTCGCAACACCGCGTCCGCGTCATCCTTCGGTTACTATAGGAGGACCCCGGGTGCCGGGGACTTTGTGGATTCAACCCAGGTCTCCGCGGTCAACAGCGAGTTCAAACTGGTTCGGACCAGCGAGAAGGAGCAGCTGCAGGGGCTGAACGACCGTTTTGCCACTTTTATCGACAAGGTCCGGCACCTGGAGCAGCAGAATAGTGCCCTGGAGAGCGAGCTGGTCACGCTGCAACGCAAACAACAAGAACCGTCGCGCGTCGCTGAGCTTTACCAGGAGGAGCTGCGCAACCTGCGCGCCCAGGTGGAGGAGCTTAACGCCGAGAAGAACCAAGTGCTCATCGAGCGGGATAACTTGGAGGAAGAGCACCAAAAGCTCCTCGCCAAATATGAAGACGAGGTCAGGGCGCGAAAGGAGGTCGAGCAGACCCTCAAGTCGTATCGGAAAGACGTCGACGACGCGACCCTCGCACGCCTGGACCTCGAGCGCAAAGTGGACTCGCTGTCGGAGGAGATTTCCTTCCTGAGGAAGGTGCACGGCGAGGAGATGCACGAGCTGAGCGCGATGATGCACGCCGCGGCGCAGGGGGCGTCCGTGGACGTGGCGATGCCCAAGCCCGACCTCACGTTGGCTCTGAAGGAGATACGGAACCAGTACGAG
This genomic window from Gadus macrocephalus chromosome 15, ASM3116895v1 contains:
- the LOC132472775 gene encoding alpha-internexin-like, whose product is MTNYGDQHYSSSSYRKIFGDSPRFSNTSTSSSSRGRSAGSVSRGSADTRSLRSLQGSSSRNTASASSFGYYRRTPGAGDFVDSTQVSAVNSEFKLVRTSEKEQLQGLNDRFATFIDKVRHLEQQNSALESELVTLQRKQQEPSRVAELYQEELRNLRAQVEELNAEKNQVLIERDNLEEEHQKLLAKYEDEVRARKEVEQTLKSYRKDVDDATLARLDLERKVDSLSEEISFLRKVHGEEMHELSAMMHAAAQGASVDVAMPKPDLTLALKEIRNQYEAVASKNLQSSEEWYKSKFANLNEQAIRGTEAMRASKEEINEFRRQLQSKTLELETLRGANESLERQMREAEDTHSAEIAAMQDTIGHLDSELRNMKSETAQHMREYQELLNIKMALDMEIAAYRKLLEGEESHFSSGVSFGVSNHSTVGGGYGFPLPRSSLSSTGSSRREKQASPEGNTAKEPGEMKNDDDADVNSNS